One Streptomyces sp. P9-A2 DNA window includes the following coding sequences:
- a CDS encoding Fic/DOC family protein — MNDPYALPNGVLRNKLDITDPRLLAAAEADITRARLVMLAERPLPGAYDLGHLQTFHAALFGDICPWAGELRTVNIAKRTPFCPARNLVPYAGEVFGRLASSGCLRDLPRPEFVIRLAELYGDLNVLHPFREGNGRAQRAFLAQLSADAGYDLNWSGMDPQRNEDASVKGFLGDNYLVERLLDELVTTS, encoded by the coding sequence GTGAACGATCCGTACGCCCTGCCCAACGGCGTGCTGCGCAACAAGCTCGACATCACCGACCCTCGGCTGCTCGCGGCAGCGGAGGCGGACATCACCCGGGCGCGCCTCGTCATGCTCGCTGAACGCCCCCTGCCCGGCGCATACGACCTCGGCCATCTCCAGACGTTCCATGCTGCGCTCTTCGGCGACATCTGTCCGTGGGCAGGCGAGTTACGTACCGTGAACATTGCCAAGCGCACGCCGTTCTGTCCGGCGAGGAATCTCGTGCCCTACGCCGGAGAGGTCTTCGGCCGTCTCGCCTCCTCCGGCTGTCTGCGAGATCTCCCCCGGCCGGAATTCGTCATCCGACTGGCCGAACTGTACGGCGACCTGAACGTCCTCCACCCGTTCCGCGAGGGCAACGGCCGTGCCCAGCGAGCATTCCTGGCCCAGCTCAGCGCCGACGCGGGATACGACCTGAACTGGTCGGGCATGGACCCTCAGCGCAACGAGGACGCCTCGGTGAAGGGCTTCCTCGGCGACAACTACCTGGTGGAGCGGCTGCTCGACGAGCTCGTCACCACGAGCTGA
- the cbiQ gene encoding cobalt ECF transporter T component CbiQ, with translation MLPIDAAAHSSRWRRRHPVDKAVLGLGLTVLAVSLPPWPGAALVLVTALVVLLGPAGVPGRRLWRAYRVPLGFCVTGALTLLVQVGGPAGFVSPAPEGPLRAGELLLRTSAASLGVLLFAFTTPMSDLLPRLVRAGVPAPLVDVALVMYRMSFLLLDSVRRIGQAQAARLGHTTRAASWRSLGGLGATAFVRSFDRAARLQAGLAGRGYDGTLRVLVPEARVSVRFTALSLLLLAALAVVALVLERPLS, from the coding sequence GTGCTGCCGATCGACGCGGCGGCGCACAGCAGTCGCTGGCGCCGCCGTCATCCCGTGGACAAGGCCGTGCTCGGGCTGGGGCTCACCGTGCTCGCGGTCTCCCTGCCCCCGTGGCCGGGCGCGGCCCTGGTGCTGGTGACCGCGCTCGTGGTGCTGCTGGGCCCGGCGGGGGTGCCGGGCCGGCGGCTGTGGCGTGCCTACCGGGTGCCGCTGGGCTTCTGCGTCACCGGGGCGCTCACGCTGCTGGTGCAGGTGGGCGGGCCGGCCGGGTTCGTGTCCCCGGCCCCCGAAGGGCCGCTGCGCGCGGGCGAGTTGCTGCTGCGCACCTCGGCGGCGTCCCTCGGGGTGCTGCTGTTCGCCTTCACCACGCCGATGTCCGACCTGCTGCCGCGTCTGGTGCGGGCCGGGGTGCCGGCACCGCTGGTGGACGTGGCCCTGGTGATGTACCGCATGAGTTTTCTGCTGCTCGACTCGGTGCGCCGGATCGGTCAGGCGCAGGCGGCCCGGCTCGGGCACACCACCCGGGCGGCGTCCTGGCGTTCACTGGGCGGTCTCGGCGCGACGGCGTTCGTCCGGTCCTTCGACCGGGCGGCGCGGCTGCAGGCGGGACTCGCCGGGCGCGGCTACGACGGCACGCTGCGCGTCCTGGTGCCCGAGGCACGTGTCTCCGTACGGTTCACCGCCCTGAGCCTGTTGCTTCTCGCGGCGCTGGCCGTCGTCGCCCTCGTCCTGGAAAGGCCCCTGTCGTGA
- a CDS encoding DNA repair ATPase, which translates to MTIGTQETPGTGTHRQSGTGAHRQSGTGTRDRSAAGAHGPAGAGITTSATAGTGVQETVDGGTYQVLRDRLTGQAAELARRTEELNRLRIDTFGSAELRLTGTERLRTDRAGVPRDIVAVGDVLLFGYGAQPRPETDTAVGDVLAAHDRDLNRLPDDAVPGLLDDPVFVREFAALHRYYRQARLLRLRRVDGRLLAVFQTGEKAGDIRVLRWSVSEDGRAVFLDARGDRDHARTPAPDIEWVRTTREDHVLGRHPHVSVQGEVFVDTLGGTLTVRTDSDTETPDGIHTEPVDEPLQSLADAEIAYARVGALILLRVLPYKETAHRHLVFDTLTRTVVRLDGIGQDCRRLPGDQGIVFPGGYCLAAGTHKTYGLDTDGMEFEREVRSPNGEDVLYAFHAPGRGRALLLSYNVIRKEVAAPLSCHGWALFDDGALTLLRPDGDDPARVHPLQLWHSPYVSDTHAAGRPVGDGPLDRVGNADLVRGISDCLSLVRSVTETTPTTEVYEALAAACVRTADAHHWLDEPELGDLRSPLEEVRTTAEQVLGEFETVRDLGRRAAAALDEAAARIGSVVRRLRGEQPREAAAWVEGLTELRHAQGHLLTLKELRYADHARIDELADEAGADLSSFGQRAVTHLAHEDAFAAHHADVERLVADAEQIDTAAEAVPVAARLDELAESLRTVTEVVAGLDIGDATVRTAVLERVAEALGGVNRARATLDARRRGLRDREARAGFAAELALLGQTVTGSLAAAADPESCDEQLTRVLAQLETLESRFAEFDDVLGELAGQRTEIYEAFAARKQSLTDARARRAEQLASAAERVLETIARRSAALADTDEVSTYFASDPLVAKVRRTAGELRDLGDRVRAEELDGRLRSARQEAARALRDRTDLYADGGRAIRLGSHRFAVTTQPLDLTLVPHGDGLAFALTGTDYRAPVTDPALAEGRRYWNRHLPSESPEVYRAEHLAARLLHEHGPDTLHGADDLAALVRRAAEETYDEGYERGVHDHDATALLDAVLPLHEGAGLLRHEPAARALALLHWTHGTTAEERADLTRRARSLARVRDAFGPPPALADLCAELARRIGAWDSDRDSDLSGGRDSDLSGGRVGGAGAGAGGVPARPEAAAAYLFDELTTGPDGFVISAQTRTLLDKFRRTVATEAYDEDLPALDTLADRRQLVEAWLTAYTAATGSRLTPGDLAEAVAAELCPQAPRHESDAPLTVTVEGLLGTHPRIADRRLTLRLDEFLARTEEFRDRDTPAFRAFQRRRTALVTAERTRLRLDDHRPRVMSSFVRNRLVDEVYLPLIGDSLAKQLGTTGESGSTGTGGLLLLVSPPGYGKTTLMEYVADRLGLVLVKISGPALGHSVTSLDPAEAPNATARQEIEKVNFALAAGNNTLLYLDDIQHTSPELLQKFIPLCDATRRVEGVWEGEPRTYDLRGKRFAVCMAGNPYTESGDLFQVPDMLANRADVWNLGDVLTGKDDAFAASFVENALTANTVLAPLAARDRGDLDLLIRLAEGDPTVHADRLTHPYAPTELDRVLTVLRHLLTARRTVLAVNEAYIASAAQSDDARTEPPFRLQGSYRNMNKIVQRIQPVMNDAELSAVIDDHYAAEAQTLTTGAEANLLKLAELRGTLTAEQADRWAGIKAAHVRTHALGGPDDDALTRAVAALALLGDRIAAVESAITRAADPRRLMARPAERHTPRPEGRPERARPVGDGGPKPEEGLEGSGHSEGERGET; encoded by the coding sequence ATGACCATCGGCACCCAGGAGACGCCCGGCACGGGCACACACCGGCAGTCCGGAACGGGCGCACACCGGCAGTCCGGCACGGGCACCCGTGACCGGTCCGCCGCGGGCGCGCACGGCCCGGCGGGCGCGGGCATCACCACAAGCGCCACGGCGGGCACCGGCGTCCAGGAGACGGTCGACGGCGGCACCTACCAGGTGCTGCGCGACCGCCTGACCGGGCAGGCCGCCGAACTCGCACGGCGTACCGAGGAGTTGAACCGGCTCCGGATCGACACCTTCGGCTCCGCCGAACTGCGCCTGACCGGCACCGAACGGCTGCGCACCGACCGTGCCGGAGTGCCCCGCGACATCGTCGCCGTGGGTGACGTGCTCCTCTTCGGCTACGGGGCCCAGCCCCGCCCGGAGACGGACACCGCCGTGGGCGACGTCCTCGCCGCCCACGACCGCGACCTGAACCGGCTGCCCGACGACGCCGTGCCCGGCCTCCTCGACGACCCCGTCTTCGTGCGGGAGTTCGCCGCCCTGCACCGTTACTACCGCCAGGCCCGCCTGTTGCGGCTGCGCCGCGTCGACGGCAGGCTCCTCGCCGTGTTCCAGACCGGCGAGAAGGCCGGCGACATCCGCGTCCTGCGCTGGTCGGTGTCCGAGGACGGCCGGGCGGTCTTCCTCGACGCGCGCGGCGACCGCGACCACGCGCGCACCCCCGCCCCGGACATCGAATGGGTCCGCACCACCCGCGAGGACCACGTCCTCGGCCGGCACCCGCACGTCTCCGTCCAGGGAGAGGTCTTCGTCGACACGCTCGGCGGCACCCTCACCGTCAGGACGGACAGCGACACCGAAACCCCCGACGGCATCCACACCGAACCGGTCGACGAGCCGCTCCAGTCCCTCGCCGACGCCGAGATCGCGTACGCCCGCGTCGGCGCGCTGATCCTGCTGCGCGTCCTGCCCTACAAGGAGACCGCGCACCGCCACCTCGTCTTCGACACCCTCACCCGCACCGTGGTCCGCCTCGACGGCATCGGACAGGACTGCCGGCGCCTGCCCGGGGACCAGGGCATCGTCTTCCCCGGCGGCTACTGCCTGGCCGCCGGCACCCACAAGACGTACGGGCTCGACACGGACGGCATGGAGTTCGAACGCGAGGTGCGCTCGCCCAACGGCGAGGACGTGCTGTACGCCTTCCACGCGCCCGGCCGGGGCCGCGCCCTGCTCCTGTCGTACAACGTGATCCGCAAGGAGGTCGCCGCACCGCTGAGCTGCCACGGCTGGGCGCTCTTCGACGACGGCGCGCTGACCCTGCTGCGGCCCGACGGCGACGACCCCGCCCGCGTCCACCCGCTCCAGCTGTGGCACTCGCCCTACGTCTCCGACACCCACGCCGCGGGCCGGCCCGTCGGCGACGGCCCCCTCGACCGGGTCGGCAACGCCGACCTCGTCCGCGGCATCTCCGACTGCCTCTCCCTGGTCCGCTCGGTCACCGAGACCACCCCGACGACCGAGGTGTACGAGGCGCTGGCCGCCGCCTGCGTCCGCACGGCCGACGCCCACCACTGGCTCGACGAACCCGAACTGGGCGACCTGCGCAGTCCGTTGGAAGAGGTGCGCACCACCGCCGAACAGGTCCTGGGCGAGTTCGAGACCGTACGCGACCTCGGACGCCGCGCCGCCGCGGCGCTCGACGAGGCGGCCGCCCGCATCGGCTCCGTGGTGCGCCGGCTGCGCGGCGAGCAGCCCCGCGAGGCCGCCGCCTGGGTCGAGGGCCTCACCGAACTCCGCCACGCCCAGGGCCATCTGCTGACCCTCAAGGAGCTGCGGTACGCCGACCACGCCCGCATCGACGAACTCGCCGACGAGGCCGGAGCCGACCTCTCCTCCTTCGGACAGCGCGCGGTCACCCACCTCGCCCACGAGGACGCCTTCGCCGCCCACCACGCCGACGTCGAACGCCTCGTCGCCGACGCCGAGCAGATCGACACCGCCGCCGAGGCCGTCCCCGTCGCCGCCCGCCTGGACGAACTCGCCGAAAGCCTGCGGACGGTGACCGAGGTCGTCGCCGGACTCGACATCGGCGACGCGACCGTCCGCACCGCCGTACTGGAACGCGTCGCCGAAGCCCTCGGCGGCGTCAACCGCGCCCGCGCCACCCTCGACGCCCGCCGCCGCGGACTGCGCGACCGGGAGGCCCGCGCCGGATTCGCCGCCGAACTCGCCCTGCTCGGCCAGACCGTGACCGGCTCCCTCGCGGCCGCCGCCGACCCCGAGTCCTGCGACGAACAACTGACCCGCGTACTGGCCCAGCTGGAAACCCTGGAGTCCCGCTTCGCGGAGTTCGACGATGTGCTCGGCGAACTCGCCGGCCAACGCACCGAGATCTACGAGGCGTTCGCCGCCCGCAAACAGAGCCTCACCGACGCCCGCGCCCGCCGCGCCGAACAGCTCGCCTCCGCCGCCGAACGCGTCCTGGAGACCATCGCCCGCCGCTCCGCGGCCCTCGCCGACACCGACGAGGTCAGCACCTACTTCGCCTCCGACCCCCTGGTCGCCAAGGTCCGCCGCACCGCCGGCGAGCTGCGCGACCTCGGCGACCGGGTCCGGGCCGAGGAACTCGACGGCCGCCTGCGCTCCGCCCGGCAGGAAGCCGCCCGCGCCCTGCGCGACCGCACCGACCTCTACGCCGACGGCGGCCGCGCCATCCGCCTGGGCAGCCACCGCTTCGCCGTCACCACCCAGCCCCTCGACCTCACCCTCGTCCCGCACGGCGACGGCCTCGCCTTCGCCCTCACCGGCACCGACTACCGAGCCCCCGTCACCGACCCGGCCCTCGCCGAGGGCCGCCGTTACTGGAACCGGCACCTGCCGTCCGAGTCGCCCGAGGTCTACCGCGCCGAACACCTCGCCGCCCGCCTGCTGCACGAGCACGGCCCCGACACCCTGCACGGCGCCGACGACCTCGCCGCCCTCGTACGCCGGGCCGCCGAGGAGACCTACGACGAGGGGTACGAGCGAGGCGTCCACGACCACGACGCCACCGCCCTCCTCGACGCCGTCCTGCCCCTGCACGAGGGAGCCGGACTCCTGCGCCACGAGCCCGCGGCCCGCGCCCTCGCCCTGCTCCACTGGACCCACGGCACCACCGCCGAGGAACGCGCCGACCTCACCCGCCGGGCCCGCTCCCTCGCCCGCGTCCGCGACGCCTTCGGCCCGCCACCGGCCCTCGCCGACCTGTGCGCCGAACTCGCCCGCAGGATCGGTGCCTGGGACAGCGACCGGGACAGCGACCTGAGCGGTGGTCGGGACAGCGACCTGAGCGGTGGCCGGGTCGGCGGCGCCGGCGCCGGTGCGGGTGGCGTACCGGCCCGCCCGGAGGCAGCCGCCGCCTACCTCTTCGACGAACTCACCACCGGCCCCGACGGGTTCGTCATCAGCGCGCAGACCCGCACCCTGCTCGACAAGTTCCGCCGCACGGTCGCCACCGAGGCCTACGACGAGGACCTGCCCGCCCTCGACACCCTCGCCGACCGCCGCCAGCTCGTCGAGGCCTGGCTGACCGCGTACACCGCCGCCACCGGCAGCCGGCTCACCCCCGGCGACCTCGCCGAGGCCGTCGCCGCCGAACTCTGCCCACAGGCGCCCCGCCACGAGTCCGACGCGCCCCTCACCGTCACCGTGGAGGGCCTGCTCGGCACCCACCCCCGCATCGCCGACCGGCGCCTCACCCTCCGCCTGGACGAATTCCTCGCCCGCACCGAGGAGTTCAGGGACCGCGACACCCCCGCCTTCCGTGCCTTCCAGCGCCGCCGCACCGCCCTGGTCACCGCCGAACGCACCCGGCTGCGCCTGGACGACCACCGCCCGCGCGTGATGTCGTCGTTCGTCCGCAACCGCCTCGTCGACGAGGTCTACCTCCCGCTCATCGGGGACAGCCTCGCCAAACAGCTCGGCACCACCGGCGAGTCGGGGAGCACCGGCACCGGCGGTCTGCTGCTCCTCGTCTCCCCGCCCGGCTACGGCAAGACCACCCTCATGGAATACGTCGCCGACCGGCTGGGCCTCGTCCTGGTGAAGATCAGCGGCCCGGCGCTCGGCCACTCGGTGACCTCCCTCGACCCGGCCGAGGCGCCGAACGCCACCGCACGCCAGGAGATCGAGAAGGTCAACTTCGCGCTGGCCGCGGGCAACAACACCCTCCTGTACCTCGACGACATCCAGCACACCTCGCCCGAACTCCTCCAGAAGTTCATCCCGCTCTGCGACGCCACCCGCCGCGTGGAGGGCGTGTGGGAGGGCGAACCGCGCACCTACGACCTGCGGGGCAAGCGCTTCGCCGTCTGCATGGCCGGCAACCCCTACACCGAGTCCGGCGACCTCTTCCAGGTGCCCGACATGCTGGCCAACCGCGCCGACGTGTGGAACCTCGGCGACGTCCTCACCGGCAAGGACGACGCCTTCGCGGCCAGCTTCGTGGAGAACGCGCTCACCGCCAACACGGTGCTCGCCCCGCTCGCCGCCCGCGACCGCGGCGACCTCGACCTGCTGATCCGCCTCGCCGAGGGCGATCCGACCGTCCACGCCGACCGGCTCACCCACCCGTACGCGCCCACCGAACTGGACCGCGTCCTCACCGTGCTGCGCCATCTGCTCACCGCCCGCCGCACCGTCCTCGCGGTCAACGAGGCCTACATCGCCTCCGCCGCCCAGTCCGACGACGCCCGCACCGAGCCGCCGTTCCGCCTCCAGGGCTCCTACCGCAACATGAACAAGATCGTCCAGCGGATCCAGCCGGTCATGAACGACGCCGAGCTCTCCGCCGTCATCGACGACCACTACGCGGCCGAGGCGCAGACCCTCACCACCGGCGCCGAGGCGAACCTGCTCAAACTCGCCGAGCTGCGCGGCACGCTCACCGCCGAACAGGCCGACCGCTGGGCCGGGATCAAGGCCGCCCACGTGCGCACCCACGCCCTCGGCGGCCCCGACGACGACGCCCTCACCCGCGCGGTCGCCGCCCTCGCCCTCCTCGGCGACCGCATCGCCGCCGTCGAGTCCGCCATCACCCGCGCCGCCGACCCCCGCCGGCTCATGGCCCGCCCGGCGGAACGCCACACGCCCCGGCCGGAAGGGCGGCCGGAGAGGGCCCGGCCGGTGGGAGACGGGGGCCCGAAGCCGGAGGAGGGTCTGGAAGGGAGCGGGCACTCGGAGGGGGAGCGAGGGGAGACGTGA
- a CDS encoding type II toxin-antitoxin system Phd/YefM family antitoxin, with translation MEIPEVVTVSDARARLSRILTDLSESGADANPVLIGAHRKPQGVLLSVEAFEALSGRATRRAAVASATGSIEAEGLHASEASDRDTEEYVKGDLDADTLVARAIARHRPTSQRQAG, from the coding sequence ATGGAGATCCCCGAGGTCGTGACCGTCAGCGACGCGCGCGCGAGACTGTCGCGGATCCTGACCGACCTGTCCGAGTCCGGCGCGGATGCCAACCCGGTTCTGATCGGCGCCCACCGCAAGCCCCAGGGCGTCCTTCTGTCCGTCGAGGCCTTCGAGGCGCTGAGCGGCCGAGCGACACGACGTGCGGCCGTCGCCTCGGCCACCGGCTCCATCGAGGCCGAAGGGCTCCACGCCTCCGAGGCCTCCGACCGCGACACCGAGGAGTACGTAAAGGGCGACCTCGACGCGGACACCCTTGTCGCCCGTGCGATCGCCCGCCACCGACCGACTTCACAGCGGCAGGCAGGGTGA
- a CDS encoding energy-coupling factor ABC transporter permease — protein sequence MHIAEGFLPPVHAVAWGAAAAPFVVHGARSLVREVREHPESTLLLGASGAFTFVLSALKLPSVTGSCSHPTGTGLGAILFRPPIMAVLGTITLLFQALLLAHGGLTTLGANVFSMAIVGPWAGYGVYRLARRSGVPLMAAVFCGAFVADLSTYCVTSVQLALAFPDPGSGFPGALGKFGSIFALTQIPLAVSEGLLTVLVMRLLVQSSRGELTRLGVLLTGKRAASATAGTETPETGTEPETKPETKPETETKQTAGTTGTTGTGTVAR from the coding sequence ATGCACATTGCCGAAGGTTTTCTGCCACCGGTGCACGCGGTCGCCTGGGGCGCCGCGGCGGCGCCGTTCGTCGTCCACGGTGCCCGGTCACTCGTCCGTGAAGTCAGGGAACATCCCGAGAGCACGCTGCTGCTCGGCGCCTCGGGAGCGTTCACCTTCGTTCTGTCCGCGCTGAAACTGCCGTCGGTGACCGGGAGTTGCTCCCATCCCACCGGCACCGGGCTGGGCGCCATCCTGTTCCGGCCGCCGATCATGGCGGTGCTGGGCACCATCACCCTGCTGTTCCAGGCCCTGTTGCTGGCCCACGGCGGGCTGACCACGCTGGGCGCCAACGTCTTCTCGATGGCGATCGTCGGGCCATGGGCGGGGTACGGCGTGTACCGGCTGGCGCGGCGGTCCGGAGTGCCGCTGATGGCGGCGGTGTTCTGCGGCGCGTTCGTCGCCGACCTGTCCACGTACTGCGTCACCAGCGTGCAGCTGGCGCTCGCCTTCCCCGACCCGGGGAGCGGGTTCCCGGGCGCACTCGGGAAGTTCGGCTCCATCTTCGCCCTCACCCAGATCCCGCTGGCGGTGAGCGAGGGACTGCTGACCGTACTGGTGATGCGCCTGCTGGTGCAGTCCAGCAGGGGCGAACTGACACGTCTCGGCGTGCTGTTGACCGGTAAGCGGGCCGCTTCGGCGACGGCGGGGACGGAAACGCCGGAAACGGGAACGGAGCCGGAGACGAAGCCGGAGACGAAGCCGGAGACAGAGACGAAGCAGACGGCGGGTACGACGGGGACGACCGGTACCGGGACGGTGGCTCGATGA
- a CDS encoding energy-coupling factor ABC transporter substrate-binding protein yields MTRNAKINALLLLAVAALAVLPLALGLGDHKEEPFAGADGEAETAITELEPDYEPWFSPLYEPPSGEIESGLFALQAAVGAGVLAYYFGVRRGRRQGAEQARRQQPVPGTGPDTGPDTESDADSDAASGRPGEAVSPGPRS; encoded by the coding sequence ATGACCAGGAACGCGAAGATCAACGCCCTGCTGCTGCTCGCCGTGGCCGCGCTCGCGGTGCTGCCGCTGGCGCTCGGGCTCGGCGACCACAAGGAGGAGCCGTTCGCCGGTGCTGACGGCGAGGCGGAGACCGCCATCACCGAGCTCGAACCGGACTACGAGCCGTGGTTCTCGCCGCTGTACGAACCTCCGTCCGGTGAGATCGAGTCGGGGCTCTTCGCCCTCCAGGCCGCCGTCGGCGCGGGTGTCCTGGCGTACTACTTCGGGGTGCGGCGCGGGCGCCGGCAGGGTGCGGAACAAGCGCGGCGGCAGCAGCCGGTGCCCGGCACCGGACCGGACACCGGACCGGACACCGAATCGGACGCCGACTCCGACGCCGCCTCGGGCCGCCCCGGCGAGGCGGTCTCCCCCGGTCCCCGGTCCTGA
- a CDS encoding ABC transporter substrate-binding protein: MTTRRIRRTTGAATTAVAIAVVAACSAPTGGTDAGAGGGGSAESVVIGVPSEPDTLSPLLGYGKDGNSKIFDGLLARDADLRLKPALAKALPEIGDDGRTYTYTLRSGVTFSDGEPLTAEDVVHTYETVLDDKTNNTAKSELDAVEKVRADGDDKVVFTLKYPYAAFAARTVLPIVPEHLTAGQDPNTGSFNTEPVGTGPYVLTGWSKGEKLTFKANPDYWDGAPKVKKLTMAVIADDDVRATRLRSGDLDGATLPPNLAATFKNDDGRTTYQATTYDFRAVTLPTANKVTGDTAVRRALDLAVDRRAMVDKILDGAGRPAYGPLPLDDPWYTKDVERPQNLAEAQKILDRDGWKAGKDGVRAKDGVRAAFTLYYPSGDKVRQDHALAYASDAKKAGIDVKVEGATWEVIEPRMGEDAVLAGFGSTGDPDFGLYTLLHSSLAGDGFNNMARYDNPAVDKALDTGRRSQDPEDRKAAYDDLQRELVKNPGYTFLTHIDHLYVLADRWEGLTTQVEPHEHGFASGPWWNAEDWQPKK; encoded by the coding sequence ATGACGACCCGACGAATACGGCGCACCACCGGCGCGGCCACCACGGCCGTCGCGATCGCGGTGGTCGCCGCCTGCTCGGCGCCTACAGGCGGCACGGACGCCGGTGCGGGCGGTGGCGGGTCCGCCGAGTCCGTGGTGATCGGGGTCCCCTCCGAACCCGACACCCTGAGCCCTCTGCTCGGCTACGGCAAGGACGGCAACTCCAAGATCTTCGACGGGCTGCTCGCCCGCGACGCCGACCTGAGGCTGAAGCCCGCGCTGGCGAAGGCCCTGCCCGAGATCGGCGACGACGGCCGCACCTACACCTACACCCTGCGTTCCGGCGTGACGTTCAGCGACGGCGAACCCCTCACCGCCGAGGACGTGGTCCACACGTACGAGACGGTGCTCGACGACAAGACCAACAACACCGCCAAGAGCGAACTGGACGCCGTCGAAAAGGTCCGCGCGGACGGCGACGACAAGGTCGTCTTCACCCTCAAGTACCCGTACGCGGCCTTCGCCGCCCGCACCGTCCTGCCCATCGTCCCCGAGCACCTCACCGCCGGGCAGGACCCCAACACCGGCTCCTTCAACACCGAGCCGGTCGGCACCGGACCGTACGTCCTCACCGGCTGGAGCAAGGGCGAGAAGCTGACCTTCAAGGCGAACCCGGACTACTGGGACGGCGCCCCGAAGGTGAAGAAGCTCACCATGGCGGTCATCGCCGACGACGACGTCCGAGCCACCCGGCTGCGCTCCGGCGACCTCGACGGCGCGACCCTCCCGCCCAACCTCGCCGCCACCTTCAAGAACGACGACGGCCGCACCACGTACCAGGCCACCACCTACGACTTCCGCGCCGTCACCCTCCCCACCGCGAACAAGGTCACCGGCGACACCGCCGTCCGCCGCGCCCTCGACCTCGCCGTGGACCGCCGGGCCATGGTCGACAAGATCCTCGACGGAGCCGGCCGCCCCGCCTACGGCCCGCTGCCCCTGGACGACCCCTGGTACACCAAGGACGTCGAACGGCCCCAGAACCTCGCCGAGGCCCAGAAGATCCTCGACCGCGACGGCTGGAAGGCCGGCAAGGACGGCGTCCGCGCCAAGGACGGTGTCCGGGCCGCCTTCACCCTCTACTACCCCTCCGGCGACAAGGTCCGCCAGGACCACGCCCTCGCCTACGCCTCCGACGCCAAGAAGGCCGGCATCGACGTCAAGGTCGAGGGCGCCACCTGGGAGGTCATCGAACCCCGGATGGGCGAGGACGCCGTCCTCGCCGGCTTCGGCAGCACCGGCGACCCCGACTTCGGCCTCTACACCCTGCTGCACTCCTCCCTCGCCGGCGACGGCTTCAACAACATGGCCCGCTACGACAACCCCGCCGTCGACAAGGCCCTCGACACCGGCCGCCGCAGCCAGGACCCCGAGGACCGCAAGGCCGCCTACGACGACCTCCAGCGCGAGCTCGTCAAGAACCCCGGCTACACCTTCCTCACCCACATCGATCACCTCTACGTCCTCGCCGACCGCTGGGAGGGCCTCACCACCCAGGTCGAACCGCACGAGCACGGCTTCGCCAGCGGCCCCTGGTGGAACGCCGAGGACTGGCAGCCCAAGAAGTGA
- a CDS encoding energy-coupling factor ABC transporter ATP-binding protein, which yields MNGSAPNEPALVALRDASFAYEDGPAVLAGLDFEVREGRALALLGRNGSGKTTLMRLLSGGLRPSGGELTLSGRPVRYDRKGLTRLRTTVQLVVQDPDDQLFAASVGQDVSFGPLNLGLSDTEVRARVAEALAALDITSLAERPTHLLSYGQRKRTAIAGAVAMRPRVLILDEPTAGLDPDGQERLLATLAGLRERGTTVVMATHDVDLALRWADDAALLTPSGVRTGPVAEMLARTDLLAAAGLRLPWGIAAARLLRAQGLLTAPATGPRTPEELAALIAVSPEPAEHTDGG from the coding sequence GTGAACGGGTCCGCGCCGAACGAACCCGCCCTGGTCGCCCTGCGGGACGCGTCCTTCGCCTACGAGGACGGCCCGGCCGTGCTCGCCGGCCTCGACTTCGAGGTGCGGGAGGGTCGCGCGCTCGCGCTGCTGGGCCGCAACGGCAGTGGCAAGACCACGCTGATGCGGCTGCTGAGCGGTGGACTGCGGCCGAGCGGGGGCGAGTTGACCTTGTCGGGCCGCCCGGTCCGGTACGACCGCAAGGGGCTGACCCGGCTGCGGACGACGGTGCAGCTGGTGGTGCAGGACCCCGACGACCAGTTGTTCGCGGCCTCGGTGGGCCAGGACGTGTCGTTCGGGCCGCTGAACCTCGGGCTGTCCGACACGGAGGTACGGGCGCGGGTCGCGGAGGCGCTGGCCGCGCTCGACATCACCTCGCTCGCCGAACGGCCCACGCATCTGCTGTCCTACGGGCAGCGCAAGCGGACCGCGATCGCGGGGGCGGTGGCGATGCGGCCGCGCGTCCTGATCCTGGACGAGCCGACCGCGGGCCTCGACCCGGACGGTCAGGAACGGCTGCTCGCGACGCTCGCCGGGTTGCGCGAGCGGGGCACCACGGTGGTCATGGCGACCCATGACGTGGATCTCGCCCTGCGCTGGGCCGACGACGCCGCGCTGCTCACGCCCTCCGGGGTGCGTACCGGGCCGGTCGCCGAGATGCTGGCCCGTACGGACCTCCTCGCGGCGGCGGGACTGCGGCTTCCGTGGGGCATCGCGGCGGCTCGACTGCTGCGCGCCCAGGGTCTGCTGACAGCCCCGGCCACCGGGCCCCGGACCCCGGAGGAACTGGCCGCGCTGATCGCGGTGTCCCCGGAGCCCGCGGAGCACACCGACGGTGGATGA